The genomic region TTAAGCGTGTGATTTTCAAAGGTGCTAATAAAAGGATTTATTGCTTTTATGTCAATTTCAACAACTTCTTTGTTCTTGTATTCTTTAGAATCTACATTTATAGTAATCTCCTCTACTCCCACTTCCTGCCCCACGACACCTTCAAAAATGAGTGTTTGAGAATCCCCTTGATTTTTAATGCTCGCGTTTTGGCTTACTTGCTTGAAATTCACAATATTTTTTGTCGTAGAAATGCTTACTTTAGCGTCTATGGCGCTTTTTGTGGCAAAAAGTTCAATTGGCATTTGGAAAGTATCGCCGACTTTAAGCGCGCGTGGAATTGTAGGCATTACTACCACAGGCGCACTTACTTGGATATTTTTGCTCGCAAAGCCATAGCGATTTTCCTTTGCGCCTACCACCATCACGCGCACACTGCCAAAGTAGCCGGGCATTTTGAGCTTTACGCGTGCATTGCCTTTCTCATCGGTGTTTATCGGGGCTTGATACAGCACCACAGGTTTAAAACGTTGGGCTTTTTCATCAGTCTTTTGACGCGCTGCCCTAGATTCTGAATCTAGCATCGCTTCGCCACCAACTTTTAGCACCTTTTGTACTTTGCCAAAGCTTTTTGTAATGATTAAATCATAGGTATCATAGAGTTTTAAGCCCAGTGCGATTTTTGAGTAAAAATACTTCCACGGATTTGGCGTTTGAAAATCAGTCAATCCCAATAAGCCCTCATCAACAACCGCTAGGCTATAAGTTGATGGCAAGCCCTCTTTTGTGGAGATTTTCACTTCAAACTCGCTATTTGGCAAAATAGATTCTGGTGCATTAATCTCATAAGTAAGCTTGCTGTCCTTATTCTCTATATTGAGCGACACGACACCATAAAGGCGCAAAGAGCGGTCATTTGGCGTGTTTGTGTAATTTTGCAAAAACACCACGCTTACATAGATATTAGGACTCATCTCACTTGTGATAGGAATGGTTAAGTTTGTGTTATTTGCCTTTGTGTCCACCCAAAAGCGTTTAAGCACCTTATTTTCCTTTGTAATGATGACAAGGGCTTTAGAATTTGGTGTAGATTCAAAGCTTACCTGTGCTTCCTCTCCGATAGCGTATTGCCCTTTGTTGGCTTTTATTTTGAGAGAATTTATTTTTTGCGCGTTCAAAGGCTCACCATAGCCTGACACATACAATGTATTGCCTGCCATTGCGCCACTTTCTTCATCGATAAATTCAATATAAAGCTCGCCATTTTGCGTGGGTGTGTATTCAAACAATACAGGCTCTTTTTTTGTGCTTAAGTTTCCTTGCGCGAGAATCTTTGTGTTTCTATCACTTTTAAAAGAGCGAATATATTCTGAATAGCTGTCATAGTCCCACCACCAGCGGTATTGGTTGCTATAAATTGTGTAGCTTACATTTTTACCTGCAAGCGCGCTTTTACTATCATTTGCCACCACGACCACAGGCATAGAGATTTTAGAATCTGCTTGCACATAACGTTGCTCTGGGAATTTCACCCCAACAAAGCTTTTGTAATACACCAAATCCACGCTTTTGCGCGCAGTAACGCTCCTGCCGTTATTTTCATCTACGCGCGTGATGATACTTGCCACAAGGTTTGAGTTTGGCTTTTCAATATCCACTAAACTTAGGGAATCTTTTGCCTGTCCTTGCGTGTCTAGCTTCCCTTCTGTGTGGCTTGAGTAGCTGTAATTAAGTGAGCTAGGCGTGTTGAAGGTGTAGCCTTTAAAATTGCTTGGACTAAACTTCAAGGGCACAATGCTAGCCCGCACGCTGTAATCCAAGTCCTTTGCCACCGCGCCAAAAAGATAATTTGCTTTTAGTTCAAAAGGAATGTTTTCAGCCGGTAGTTCAAGTGTAGAATCTGTCAAAATATTCACCGCGATTCTATTTGCCACCACAGATTCTATGCTCAATTCCTTTCTAAATGTAAAATCCCCAACCCTTAGCAATGCTTCCCAAACGCCTGTATCGGCACTTTTTGGCGTTTTTATCTCATAATGAAAGAATCCATTGCCTTTAGCTTCTAAGCGGACTTTGTCTAAAAACACCTTACCACTTGGAGTTTTCAGACTCAAAAACACAGGATGTGTAGAATCTAGTGCTTTGTCAAAATTGCGCACAATTGCGTCAAAATAAATCGTATCGCCCGGTCTATGTACGCCCCTATCAGTATAAATAAACGCACGCATTCCGCCCTCACTCATCACGCCCTCAACATCGAAACCATCAACGGACACAAGCGAAGAGCTAAGTTTTAGCACCGCCATACCGCTAGCATTATTTGCCATAAAATACAATGTGTTTTTTGCATTTACTTTTGTGAAAATCGCATCGCCATTGGCGTTGGTGTTTTGAGATTCAATAACTTGATTTTTCTTATCCACCGCTATAATTGGCATTCCAGCAATAGGGGTATTTTTTGAAATATCCATCGCTGTGAGGATAAACTGCGAGCCAATACTTTGAGCCAAAAGCGCGGTATTTGAAAAAACAAGATGTTTTGAGATGACACCCTGTCTTGACAAAAACTCTCTCTTGCGCCAGTCACTCCATTCATTTGGGAATTCATAATCTACCTTTTCTATGTTTAACTTCACAAAGAAAATCCCTTTCAAATCCCCCAACTCGCTAAAATCTAGCTCACTTTGAATCCACTGGTTTTTCGCAGTATCAATACTAAAAGTTTTCTCTAGTACCTTATCACCGATACGACTTAAATTTATTCCATAATCGCAATCATACTCGTCGTATTCGTCTTCATCAGACTCCACGCATTCTCGCACTTTTACGTTGTTACCCTGCGTTTGCCCGATAAGATTCTCATCATAAAGAAACTGCGTAAGGTTATTTGCATAGACTTTATGAAGGGTGAGCTTTACTTCCGTCACATTGCGACTTTTAAAGGCAAGCTTCTTGTTTGCGCCATTTGGGAGAAACACGCCACCTGATGAAAAGCTAATCGCAGGTGGAAGCGCGTTTATAGTAATTTCTGCGTTAATATTTTCCTTTAGTGCGGTGTTATTTGTGGAAATAAGCCCTTTTGTAATAGCAATCTTATAAGACGTTTGGAAGTTAAAATTCCCTGTGAGCGTGATTTCGTTGCTTGCTTGGGAGACATTGAAATTTATATTTGGCTGAATCTGAATATAGCTTTTAAGGTTTGACATCTTTGCGAGTTCTTGGGAGAATCTTAGCACTATGCTTGTTTTATCGCCACTCTCTCTAGGTATCGCTTCAAGGAAAGTGATATTTGAAATTTTTGGGATACGCACATCAAGCTTTTTCTTTTCAGTCTTTGCGCCGATTTTTGCGCCATCAAGCGTGATTGTATAAAGCAGATCTTCATCAACGTGTGGCGTGATACTCTCTGAAGTAATCTCAAAGCGGTGTGAAAATTCCTCATCGCCCAAAGCGGCATTAAACCAAAAATCAACATTGTTGCCTTGTGAATCTTGCAAGGAAATAAGGCTTTTTGCCTTTTCTAAAGAAATCTTTTGAGAAGTGAGGACGATAGCAGAAATGGCATTTTTACTGCCATTTTGCAAAACCCACGACCTCTCAAGCTCAAATTCAATAGGCTTTGTGCTAAATTTTAACGTGGCTTTTTTTATCGGGGATTTAAGAGAATCGCCAAGTTGCTTTTCAAGTGCCTTAAAATCAATCTCAAGCGTATAATCCTTGCTAGATTCTAAATACAAGCCTTTTGTATCTGGATAAATATTTAGGGTTGTAGAATCTCTAAAGGCAAATGCTACATTTTCAATAGCGTTGCCATTAAGCTTAAAAGCCTCTTTGTTCGTGCTAAGCTCGCGTTTTTGCACCGCACCGCTCCACATCGGCTCTTTTAACTCAATGCTAATGATAGAATCCGTATCGATAATGCCTTGCGTTTTTTTAAAGATTTTATCCTCATCGCCACACGCGCTAAAAAACAGCAACAAAGCACCTAGAAATGGTTTAAATCCTTTTCCCCACATCTCACACTTCCTTAAGAAAGCAAATGGAATTTAAAAAAAGCTTGGATTTTAACACTTTCTTTCAAAAAAGATTCTTAACAGAATCTAAATAATAAATTTTTCCCAAATCTTATATCTAAACATAAGTCCAAAAAGCACAGCACGTAAATAAGTCTCGGCAAAAATGATGATAAAAAGGAATGTTACACTAAGTCCAAAGTACACGCACAAATACATTGGGAGGATTCTCACAAGCCAAATACTCGCGGAGTTTAGCAAAAGTGAAAGCTTTGTCGCGCCACCACCACGCAACGCACCATCAAGGCAAAACACCCAGATAAGTGGCACTTGAGAAAGCCCAACTGCAAGAATATAATAAAAGCTGTATTCCAATACCTTAGATTCTGCGCTAAAAATCCCTGAAAGCTCAAAACCAAAAACACAAATAAGAATCCCCAAAATCCCCATAACAATACTTGCGACAACAAGTAGAGTTTTCAAAAAATCATATGCCAGACCTAAGCGTTTGCGTCCTAAACTCTGCCCAACTAGCGCCATTGCTGCTACTTGAAATCCAAAACCCGGCATTAAAATAAACCCCTCAACTTTCGTGCCTATCTGAAATCCCGCAAGCGTATCACCACCATAGGAGCTTACAAACTTTTGAATAAGAATAAGCGAAAAAAGAGTTAGAAATCGCTCAATCCCCGCTGGAATCCCAACAGCTAGCATTCTTTTAAGATACAAGGCGCGAAAAACTAGCGCGATTTTAAGCTTAATATCACTCAAAACAATAGCAAACAAAAGCAATACAAACTCTACAATCGTAACAATAAGATTACTCAAGCCCGCCCCAACAATGCCAAGTGCGGGAATATGGAAATTTCCAAAATCATAACCCACAATCAAAACGACATTTAAGACAACATTAAGCGTGGTGGTAAAAATTTTCACATACATAATGCGCTTTGTATCACCAAGCGCGGAAAGTCCAGCCACGCAAATTGTCTTTGCCATAAGCGCAGGAACACCTAACAACACAAGATTCAAATACTCTCGCCCAAGTGCTCTAGATTCCAAATCTACACCCTTGCCCATCCAATCAAAATACATATCAATGCAAAGGAAAAACACCACACACACGGGAATTGAAAGAAAAAGTGAGCTTAAGAGGTTTGTCCCCATTACTTCTTTAATTGATTTAAAATTATGTGCGCCAAAATAGCGCGCCACTTGCGCACTTGTGCCGATGAAAAATACCGCTGTAATGGCAAATAGAATCATAATATAATTTAAACTCACGCCAAGTGCGATAAGATGTTGCTTAGAAATTTGGGAGATGAAATACCAGCCAACAAGTAGATTAAGCGTGTCTAAAAGTGAGTTTGCCCCGCTAGGCAGGGCGATAGAAAAGATTTTTTTACATTTTTGGGAAAATGTGTATTGCATTTCAAAACTCTTTGTATGTTTTTACAAATTTTTAAGAATCAAGTATTTTCTGCGTGACAAACATCTGCACACAATGGGGCAAACCCTCTCTAAATACACATTTATAGTCATTAAGCAGTATTTTAAAGCCTTCAAATTCCTTTGTTAATTCGCTAGATTCTAAACTGCGATTAGAGCCTAAAAGCTTTGCTTCTTGCAAGAAAAAATCTTTTGGTGCTTGAGAAAAGCTTTCGAATATAAATATTCCGCCGACATTTAGTGCGCGCCTAATCTGCGGGAAAAACCGCCTATCAAGGAAATAAAAATCGCAAATCACATCATAGCCAAAATCTATGCTAAAAGTATCTAAATCCGTGAGAATAGTGTTTGTATGTGGATAGTTTGCAAGTGCGCTTAAGCCAACCTCTGAAATATCCACACAATCCACTTCAAAGCCTAGCAAGGAAAGAAACTTACTATTGCGCCCATTGCCACAGGCAATATCTAGGGCTTTGTTTTGACTTTTTTGCAAAAGTTCGCGTAAAAATGGCTCGCATTCAAGTAGCAAGGCACTAGGAATGGTAGGCATAGCGCCGTTTTTGTAGCGCATATTCCAACGCAACGCGTCTTCCTTCACCCCTGCCTCCTTATTCCTTGTATCCTCCGCGGGAGTGAATTCCGTTTTTCGCCTCCGCTTACGCGCACATATTTAGCACATTTTGGTTTTTAGAATCCCAGATTCTCAAAATCCCAAAAGTATTCCCCTAAAACCTCTTCTTATTCACATCTTCTAATATCTCTTCTGCTATGCCATTTACTCTTTGAGTAATGGTGTTTGTAGTGTTAGCTACTTCTACATTTTCTTGTGTGAGTGTTTCTAGTTGTGCTATGGCTTCATTGATTTGTCCTAAGCCTTCTGTTTGCTCTTTTATAGATTCACTCATTTCATTAACTGATTGCACCAAGACATTTACATTTGCCTCTATTTCTCCTAGTGATTTAGAAGTCCTCTCTGCTAGTTTTCTCACTTCATCAGCCACAACAGCAAAGCCTCTGCCGTGCTCTCCTGCTCTTGCTGCTTCAATAGCCGCATTTAAAGCGAGCAAGTTTGTTTGGTCTGCTATATCTTTGATAACACCTACAATGTTTTTAATATCTTCTGCTTGCTTGGTTGCATCGATTGTCTTATCACTTACATTTTGCATAGATGAGCTTATTTCTTCTACTGCTGCGGCTGATTGCTCTAAACTGCTAGCTTGTGCTTGAGAACCATCTGCTAGTCTTTGCATAGAGGATTTAAGCTCATTGCTTTGGGCATTGATGTCGCGTGCATGCAACGCAGAGTCCTTAAGCATATTCACAATAGAATCTCCGAGCGCATTTAAACCTTTTTCTAGT from Helicobacter himalayensis harbors:
- a CDS encoding MATE family efflux transporter, whose product is MQYTFSQKCKKIFSIALPSGANSLLDTLNLLVGWYFISQISKQHLIALGVSLNYIMILFAITAVFFIGTSAQVARYFGAHNFKSIKEVMGTNLLSSLFLSIPVCVVFFLCIDMYFDWMGKGVDLESRALGREYLNLVLLGVPALMAKTICVAGLSALGDTKRIMYVKIFTTTLNVVLNVVLIVGYDFGNFHIPALGIVGAGLSNLIVTIVEFVLLLFAIVLSDIKLKIALVFRALYLKRMLAVGIPAGIERFLTLFSLILIQKFVSSYGGDTLAGFQIGTKVEGFILMPGFGFQVAAMALVGQSLGRKRLGLAYDFLKTLLVVASIVMGILGILICVFGFELSGIFSAESKVLEYSFYYILAVGLSQVPLIWVFCLDGALRGGGATKLSLLLNSASIWLVRILPMYLCVYFGLSVTFLFIIIFAETYLRAVLFGLMFRYKIWEKFII
- a CDS encoding alpha-2-macroglobulin family protein; amino-acid sequence: MWGKGFKPFLGALLLFFSACGDEDKIFKKTQGIIDTDSIISIELKEPMWSGAVQKRELSTNKEAFKLNGNAIENVAFAFRDSTTLNIYPDTKGLYLESSKDYTLEIDFKALEKQLGDSLKSPIKKATLKFSTKPIEFELERSWVLQNGSKNAISAIVLTSQKISLEKAKSLISLQDSQGNNVDFWFNAALGDEEFSHRFEITSESITPHVDEDLLYTITLDGAKIGAKTEKKKLDVRIPKISNITFLEAIPRESGDKTSIVLRFSQELAKMSNLKSYIQIQPNINFNVSQASNEITLTGNFNFQTSYKIAITKGLISTNNTALKENINAEITINALPPAISFSSGGVFLPNGANKKLAFKSRNVTEVKLTLHKVYANNLTQFLYDENLIGQTQGNNVKVRECVESDEDEYDEYDCDYGINLSRIGDKVLEKTFSIDTAKNQWIQSELDFSELGDLKGIFFVKLNIEKVDYEFPNEWSDWRKREFLSRQGVISKHLVFSNTALLAQSIGSQFILTAMDISKNTPIAGMPIIAVDKKNQVIESQNTNANGDAIFTKVNAKNTLYFMANNASGMAVLKLSSSLVSVDGFDVEGVMSEGGMRAFIYTDRGVHRPGDTIYFDAIVRNFDKALDSTHPVFLSLKTPSGKVFLDKVRLEAKGNGFFHYEIKTPKSADTGVWEALLRVGDFTFRKELSIESVVANRIAVNILTDSTLELPAENIPFELKANYLFGAVAKDLDYSVRASIVPLKFSPSNFKGYTFNTPSSLNYSYSSHTEGKLDTQGQAKDSLSLVDIEKPNSNLVASIITRVDENNGRSVTARKSVDLVYYKSFVGVKFPEQRYVQADSKISMPVVVVANDSKSALAGKNVSYTIYSNQYRWWWDYDSYSEYIRSFKSDRNTKILAQGNLSTKKEPVLFEYTPTQNGELYIEFIDEESGAMAGNTLYVSGYGEPLNAQKINSLKIKANKGQYAIGEEAQVSFESTPNSKALVIITKENKVLKRFWVDTKANNTNLTIPITSEMSPNIYVSVVFLQNYTNTPNDRSLRLYGVVSLNIENKDSKLTYEINAPESILPNSEFEVKISTKEGLPSTYSLAVVDEGLLGLTDFQTPNPWKYFYSKIALGLKLYDTYDLIITKSFGKVQKVLKVGGEAMLDSESRAARQKTDEKAQRFKPVVLYQAPINTDEKGNARVKLKMPGYFGSVRVMVVGAKENRYGFASKNIQVSAPVVVMPTIPRALKVGDTFQMPIELFATKSAIDAKVSISTTKNIVNFKQVSQNASIKNQGDSQTLIFEGVVGQEVGVEEITINVDSKEYKNKEVVEIDIKAINPFISTFENHTLKPKDTLTLHAPKSFVKGTNSGLISISTNPLLNISHRVKWLIHYPYGCVEQTTSSILPQLYLDRLGSFKIDKKEVVENINAGITRLSSFVTPSGGLAYWQGESVPNVWGSNYAGHFLVLAKKLGYYVPDSLYSGWIAYEKNLVRSDEDANIKAYALYLLALANEPEIAVMNSLNEKSLRNLNTTAQWQLAAAYKLAGFEENAKAIANTLSIKPDSDEWYKSYSFGSNLRDEAMILEAYKTIYGKPQETLFNSIKAHLESDEWLSTQTSGYALLSMVNNKDDAETKEIEGTIELNGKKQKFSESTRMLNFELDSGNAKIESKDSPLYVIYAWEGIPTDSIIKPISKKMRIKRSFLDENGVSVDISKIASAESFWIRLDLISDGNALVENVALTQNLPSGWEIENTRLNDDKLPEFVTKNADPTRYVDIRDDKIMWFFDLERAKSVFVKINAITPGIYTLPPAYAEAMYDNSYEAASESQKVEVRAK
- a CDS encoding class I SAM-dependent methyltransferase produces the protein MKEDALRWNMRYKNGAMPTIPSALLLECEPFLRELLQKSQNKALDIACGNGRNSKFLSLLGFEVDCVDISEVGLSALANYPHTNTILTDLDTFSIDFGYDVICDFYFLDRRFFPQIRRALNVGGIFIFESFSQAPKDFFLQEAKLLGSNRSLESSELTKEFEGFKILLNDYKCVFREGLPHCVQMFVTQKILDS